From a single Bacillus pumilus genomic region:
- a CDS encoding FtsB family cell division protein has translation MNKRKRNIAQIQNDYQKQMEQQAQRLKRKRRGLLRRLTVFGVVVLMFAVLVTSALWSQSSSLKEKEEKKVALEKELKQLQTKQEDISDEIKKLKSKEYVLELARRDYYMSKKGEKIFDVGNKSD, from the coding sequence TTGAACAAAAGAAAAAGAAATATCGCACAAATTCAAAATGATTATCAAAAACAAATGGAACAGCAAGCACAGCGCTTAAAACGCAAACGCCGTGGACTCCTTAGAAGGCTTACCGTGTTTGGTGTGGTCGTGCTCATGTTTGCTGTCTTGGTGACAAGTGCCCTCTGGTCGCAATCGTCCTCACTAAAGGAAAAAGAAGAGAAGAAGGTTGCGCTCGAAAAAGAGTTGAAGCAATTACAAACAAAGCAGGAAGATATTTCTGATGAAATTAAGAAGCTGAAAAGCAAGGAATACGTACTCGAACTGGCACGAAGAGACTATTATATGTCCAAAAAAGGCGAAAAAATCTTTGATGTGGGCAATAAGAGCGATTAG
- the yabP gene encoding sporulation protein YabP, whose protein sequence is MNQYYNQPQGTKLSSEAEHNVTMRNRKHLDITGVKQVESFDNEEFLLETVMGILAIRGENLQMKNLDVEKGVVSIKGRVFDLIYVDEQHGEKAKGFFSKLFK, encoded by the coding sequence ATGAATCAATATTATAATCAACCTCAAGGTACGAAGCTGTCATCAGAAGCGGAGCACAATGTCACAATGCGAAACAGAAAGCATTTAGATATTACCGGTGTCAAACAGGTGGAAAGCTTTGATAATGAAGAATTTCTGCTTGAGACGGTCATGGGGATTCTCGCGATCCGCGGAGAAAATCTACAAATGAAAAACCTAGACGTCGAAAAAGGCGTTGTGTCAATCAAAGGACGTGTCTTTGACTTAATCTATGTAGATGAGCAGCACGGGGAGAAAGCTAAAGGATTTTTTAGCAAGCTGTTTAAATGA
- a CDS encoding RNA-binding S4 domain-containing protein: protein MRLDKFLKVSRLIKRRTLAKEVADQGRISINGIQAKASSDVKEGDELQIRFGQKLVTVQVNELKDTTKKEEAAGMYTVLKEENTAE from the coding sequence ATGAGACTAGATAAATTTTTAAAAGTATCTCGTTTAATTAAAAGAAGAACATTGGCAAAAGAAGTAGCTGATCAAGGCAGAATTTCCATTAACGGCATACAGGCGAAAGCTAGCTCTGACGTGAAAGAAGGAGACGAGCTTCAAATCCGCTTTGGCCAAAAACTTGTGACGGTTCAAGTCAACGAGTTAAAGGACACAACGAAAAAAGAAGAAGCGGCAGGCATGTATACTGTGCTAAAAGAAGAGAATACAGCAGAATAG
- the yabQ gene encoding spore cortex biosynthesis protein YabQ gives MTLTVQFYTMLSMAAMGIWLGASLDTYKLFVNRKKTAKWHLVVHDLLFWIVQGLLFFYVLLLTNEGEFRLYIFLAVALGFSMYQALMKQVYIYVLKFVIRCVYQTVLFLKRLVMSIVFQPIRWLMTLIISTILFLLHSLLRLVRFTFRLVWKVLSIVCYPLIWLLNVTIIHRIPEKWRTSMRLFFSKGAGILQGTKKLSGTIKTNWKQFWTK, from the coding sequence ATGACGCTGACAGTCCAGTTTTATACGATGCTTTCCATGGCAGCGATGGGCATCTGGCTGGGCGCATCGCTTGATACGTACAAGCTGTTTGTGAATCGGAAAAAGACAGCAAAATGGCATTTGGTTGTACACGATCTCCTTTTTTGGATCGTACAGGGTCTCTTATTCTTTTATGTCCTGCTACTGACAAATGAGGGAGAGTTCAGACTTTATATCTTTCTAGCCGTGGCACTAGGCTTCTCAATGTATCAGGCATTGATGAAACAGGTGTATATCTACGTTCTCAAGTTTGTCATAAGATGTGTCTATCAGACCGTTCTCTTCCTGAAACGGCTGGTCATGTCCATCGTCTTCCAGCCAATCCGCTGGCTGATGACATTGATCATAAGCACTATATTGTTCTTGCTCCACTCGCTCTTACGTCTTGTTCGTTTTACGTTTCGGCTCGTGTGGAAGGTGCTGTCGATTGTTTGTTATCCGCTCATCTGGTTACTTAATGTGACCATTATTCATCGGATTCCCGAAAAATGGCGAACATCAATGAGATTGTTTTTCTCTAAAGGAGCAGGAATTTTACAAGGGACCAAGAAATTATCTGGTACCATTAAAACGAATTGGAAACAATTCTGGACAAAGTAA